A region of Moorena producens PAL-8-15-08-1 DNA encodes the following proteins:
- a CDS encoding filamentous hemagglutinin N-terminal domain-containing protein: MERDRIPQSQKANPLSSSDDSTNPLTQSHSISLMQLGLVAFLEVSSLCLLLASPTLAQITPDTTLGDENSQVTPNQTIRGAVADLIEGGAIRDSNLFHSFLEFNIDNGQRVYFDNPDGITNILTRVTGNNLSQILGTLGVNGSANLFLLNPNGINFGANSRLDVAGSFVASTADSAVFDNGFNFSASDPNAPPLLTINIPIGLQYGSNPGSVNVIGATLGIDTGHTMALLGGEVNLNGATVEVPGGRVELGGLSSSGTVTRAGATSVSFPDGVQRADVSLTNGSVVDVTSVNGGTIAINGANFDMSASELQAGLTDGASIPDAVAGNITINANGNTTLSQRSLIANDLETGAIGNGGNIELSTSGLTITGGSRIQTVTNSNGGSGDIEINANGAINISGFTEDGLFSGILTRSAADTSGFGGNITINNDQGSLNLANRGFIGTVTNSSSNGGAIALNLNNLVLETGAQIVTATTNIGNAGDITINATESVTISGESRDFLPNPLLDLETFDLNALEFITEPNPNVAESGPLGIPYVSIERTPEQIINGTTVLGAAENQVDYFSFSITNGNSRAIFDIDNGFTGEDGNVDTKIFLFNQGTGELLEVNDDSQAADGAGGSREVFGSFSTDSLIDTTITEPGVYLLGVGAFPSDASNNELIEGATPEVGDTYTLQVSLENLGTEGVSLPEDPFNRANFNPNVEARSGLFSESTGKGHGGSLTINTQTLILNNGGRISTDTFDWGGGGNITLNVGSLLEVNNASTLISSIARDSGNAGNLVIDTKQLQLNGGIVSTDTFSSGNAGEITITATESVMLSGTTVEERGRIDSNARPGAIGNAGRVVVETRVLQLRDGAQIRSINRGNNMDGGSVTVRAKEVSAIGTSPDGIFPSALVTATLVGTGPGGNLTIETERLLVSDEGTLSSRTRGAGDAGNITIRATELEVSDGGEVIASSLGDGEAGDIFLQVNDIEVTGISEDGQFPSRIAAFSEENSPAGSVIITSNNLRVRDGAEISVSARGNGELAQAGNLDITASSIVLDQATLSAEVNAGDQGNIILDSQLILMRDRSNITTNAEGTATGGNITIDTDLLVALDNSDITANAQNSFGGQVIINALGIFGTEFREQQTPDSDITASSQLGASFSGTVEINAPSADPSAGLFQLPSTFVNPKLLVATGCGTDDGNQFAQFGRGGLPTDPTKPLRGQTLWMDLRPLPRHSARRRKNPILASSASNASNAGNSRRSRIVEANRWIINNDGVVELVADSPQSSPFISWFSPYYCVR, translated from the coding sequence ATGGAACGCGATCGCATCCCCCAATCCCAGAAAGCTAATCCCTTATCTAGCTCCGACGACAGCACTAATCCCCTCACACAAAGCCATAGCATTTCACTAATGCAATTGGGCTTAGTGGCATTCCTCGAAGTCAGTAGTCTATGTTTATTGCTCGCCTCACCCACCCTCGCTCAAATTACCCCAGATACTACCTTGGGTGATGAAAATTCTCAGGTTACTCCCAATCAGACTATCCGTGGTGCTGTAGCTGATTTAATTGAAGGGGGAGCAATTCGAGATAGTAACTTATTTCACAGTTTTCTAGAATTTAATATTGATAATGGTCAACGAGTGTATTTTGATAATCCCGATGGCATTACCAATATTTTGACTCGTGTTACTGGCAACAACTTGTCTCAAATTCTTGGCACCTTGGGAGTAAATGGTAGCGCTAATTTATTCTTGCTCAATCCTAATGGTATTAACTTTGGAGCCAATTCTCGCTTAGATGTCGCAGGCTCCTTTGTAGCTAGCACTGCCGATAGTGCGGTATTTGACAATGGTTTCAACTTTAGCGCTAGTGATCCAAACGCCCCACCATTGTTAACCATCAATATTCCCATCGGTTTGCAATATGGTAGCAATCCTGGCTCAGTCAACGTGATAGGAGCTACTTTAGGCATCGACACAGGGCACACCATGGCTTTACTTGGGGGAGAGGTTAACCTCAATGGTGCCACCGTTGAAGTGCCAGGGGGACGAGTGGAATTAGGAGGATTATCTAGTTCAGGCACCGTTACCCGAGCTGGTGCGACATCGGTTAGTTTTCCCGATGGTGTCCAACGAGCTGATGTTTCTTTGACCAACGGTTCGGTAGTAGATGTAACGTCTGTCAATGGCGGAACTATTGCCATCAATGGTGCTAACTTCGACATGTCAGCCAGTGAGTTACAGGCTGGATTGACCGATGGAGCATCGATACCAGATGCAGTAGCTGGCAATATTACCATTAACGCTAATGGCAATACCACTCTCAGTCAAAGAAGTTTGATTGCTAATGATTTAGAAACGGGAGCGATAGGCAATGGCGGAAACATCGAGCTAAGCACTAGCGGTCTTACTATCACTGGTGGCTCAAGAATTCAAACTGTTACCAATAGCAATGGCGGATCAGGAGATATTGAGATTAATGCTAATGGTGCGATTAATATCTCCGGTTTTACTGAAGATGGCTTATTTAGCGGGATTCTAACTCGTTCTGCTGCTGACACTAGTGGCTTTGGAGGCAACATTACCATTAACAATGACCAAGGGTCACTCAATCTAGCTAATCGGGGATTTATCGGTACAGTTACCAACAGTAGTAGTAATGGCGGTGCGATCGCACTAAACCTCAATAACCTGGTGCTTGAAACTGGCGCACAGATTGTCACTGCTACTACCAACATAGGCAATGCTGGAGATATCACCATTAATGCTACCGAAAGTGTCACTATCTCTGGGGAAAGTCGGGATTTTCTCCCTAATCCTTTGTTGGACTTAGAAACCTTTGACTTAAATGCTCTGGAGTTTATTACTGAACCGAATCCCAACGTTGCTGAATCCGGACCATTGGGAATTCCCTATGTTTCCATTGAACGGACTCCAGAACAGATTATTAATGGCACCACCGTATTGGGTGCAGCGGAAAATCAAGTTGATTACTTTTCCTTCAGTATCACGAATGGCAACAGTCGAGCTATTTTCGACATTGACAATGGCTTTACAGGGGAAGACGGCAACGTAGATACCAAGATTTTCCTGTTTAATCAAGGTACAGGAGAATTATTAGAAGTCAATGACGATTCTCAAGCTGCTGATGGTGCTGGTGGCAGTAGAGAAGTCTTTGGCAGTTTCAGCACAGACTCCTTAATTGATACCACCATCACTGAGCCAGGGGTTTACTTACTCGGAGTTGGTGCCTTCCCCTCTGATGCTAGTAATAATGAATTGATCGAGGGTGCAACCCCAGAAGTGGGGGACACTTACACCCTGCAAGTGTCTTTAGAAAACCTGGGCACGGAGGGAGTCTCGTTACCGGAAGACCCCTTCAATCGGGCTAACTTTAATCCGAATGTGGAAGCCAGGAGCGGCTTATTCTCGGAATCGACAGGTAAAGGCCATGGTGGCAGCTTAACAATTAATACCCAAACATTGATACTCAACAATGGTGGCAGAATTTCCACCGATACCTTTGATTGGGGTGGTGGTGGCAACATTACCTTAAATGTGGGCTCATTGCTGGAAGTGAATAATGCATCAACGTTAATCTCAAGCATTGCCCGGGATAGTGGAAATGCCGGTAACCTAGTAATTGATACCAAACAATTACAGCTGAACGGGGGTATTGTAAGTACCGACACCTTTAGCTCCGGTAATGCTGGTGAGATTACCATTACCGCCACAGAATCTGTGATGCTCTCAGGTACAACGGTTGAAGAGCGTGGGCGCATCGATAGCAACGCCAGACCTGGAGCAATTGGAAATGCAGGGAGAGTGGTTGTTGAAACTCGAGTTTTGCAGTTGCGTGATGGCGCTCAAATCCGCTCGATTAATCGGGGGAATAATATGGATGGGGGCAGTGTAACCGTTAGAGCTAAGGAAGTCTCAGCCATTGGTACCTCACCTGATGGTATATTTCCCAGCGCTTTGGTTACAGCTACACTCGTCGGCACCGGCCCTGGCGGCAATTTAACCATTGAAACCGAGCGTTTGCTTGTCAGTGATGAAGGAACATTGTCCTCTCGTACCCGTGGAGCTGGGGATGCTGGCAATATTACCATTCGGGCAACTGAGCTAGAGGTCAGTGATGGTGGAGAGGTGATTGCTTCTAGCTTAGGGGATGGTGAAGCTGGGGATATCTTCCTCCAAGTTAATGACATAGAAGTCACTGGGATTTCAGAGGATGGTCAGTTTCCTAGTCGGATTGCGGCCTTCTCTGAGGAAAACTCCCCTGCGGGTTCAGTGATTATTACCAGCAACAACTTGAGAGTTCGCGATGGTGCCGAAATTTCCGTCAGTGCTCGTGGTAATGGGGAGTTAGCCCAGGCTGGTAATCTCGACATTACGGCCTCCTCGATTGTATTAGATCAAGCTACCCTTTCTGCGGAAGTTAATGCTGGGGATCAGGGCAATATTATCCTGGATTCCCAGCTAATTTTGATGCGCGATCGCAGTAACATCACTACCAATGCCGAAGGTACTGCCACTGGCGGTAACATTACTATCGATACTGACTTGCTAGTTGCCCTAGACAATAGCGATATCACGGCCAATGCTCAAAATAGCTTTGGCGGACAAGTGATTATCAATGCTTTAGGCATTTTTGGCACTGAATTTCGGGAACAACAAACCCCAGATAGTGATATTACCGCCTCTTCCCAACTGGGAGCTTCCTTTAGCGGTACTGTGGAAATTAATGCACCTTCCGCCGACCCTAGTGCGGGATTATTCCAGCTACCGTCCACTTTTGTTAATCCCAAACTGCTAGTTGCCACTGGTTGCGGTACTGATGATGGCAATCAATTTGCCCAATTTGGCCGGGGTGGTTTACCCACAGACCCCACTAAACCGCTTCGGGGTCAAACCCTGTGGATGGATTTACGTCCATTACCTCGCCACAGCGCTCGCCGCCGGAAAAATCCTATCTTAGCTTCGAGTGCTTCTAATGCTTCTAATGCAGGTAACTCACGTCGGTCTAGAATTGTTGAAGCTAATCGATGGATTATTAATAACGACGGAGTGGTCGAGTTAGTGGCTGATTCACCTCAGTCGAGTCCCTTCATTTCCTGGTTTTCACCTTATTATTGCGTACGGTAA
- a CDS encoding DUF3288 family protein, with amino-acid sequence MEGNQDQQHPQEKRDREIVNRLLQQQPNEYNLAELARLRIRYDSFPGARAIQRDLDLLLQGWQLTEQQLFEKTLTIHQAGKAYRRDNSSGSQDDWT; translated from the coding sequence ATGGAAGGAAATCAAGACCAGCAACATCCTCAGGAAAAACGCGATCGCGAAATAGTTAACCGTCTTTTACAACAACAACCCAATGAATACAACTTGGCGGAATTAGCCCGACTGCGTATTCGCTATGACAGTTTTCCCGGTGCTAGAGCCATTCAAAGGGACTTGGATTTACTGCTCCAGGGATGGCAACTGACAGAACAACAGCTTTTTGAGAAAACCCTTACGATTCATCAAGCCGGTAAGGCGTATAGACGAGACAACAGTTCTGGAAGCCAGGATGACTGGACTTAA